The Hahella sp. HNIBRBA332 genome window below encodes:
- a CDS encoding EAL domain-containing protein encodes MRLIHLKSHIRSYLRRLLVFSLLGAGLLSTVFLWADYQLMETLPPAQKAELSLQSAMLYLLIACVVLVGGVVAWLLTANEARNEALRESRNNLDKAQQIARLGNWLWDIKRNEVYWSDQVYRNLGLSLHDNKASYEKFLECVHPDDRARVVKLVDEALENKQIYAIEHRVIWPDGEERIMCGAGEVLFDAQGNPVEMHGTIQDITERKLDENRKNEYAHLIYDLYNNAPCGYHSLDPQGVIVDINETALRWLGYSRSELVGKVMFCDLLSEDCVQLCWDKLGQLKKGGTLSNLELNVRCKDGRLFCVLLSSTALRSEDGEFRGSRCILVDYTERRRHEKELQQAAVVFDAIREAVIITDDARNIVAVNNAFTEITGYTLDDVYGRNPRLQQSGRHDKTFYQSLWRSITEHGHWQGEIENKRRNGEIYPAWQNINVVYDRNGKIANYVSVFSDISVIKEKEKQLRHLANHDSLTGLPNRLLFFNSLEISLERAKRRRMEVALMFIDLDRFKIINDTMGHEAGDILLKTVARRLSEAVRGEDMVARLGGDEFTISLEELSNTEDAAAMAGKLIETIRQPIHIGGHEIVCSASIGIAIFPHDAESAQNLARAADAAMYRAKELHRNTFEFYTSELTERAIEHLTLSSEMRQALERNEFELYYQPQFNLASGKLVGAETLLRWRHPTRGLITPYCFINIAEDSALIDPIGGWVINQLCRDVAGWLKEGLKLPRIAFNVSGKQLEHYDVKGRIEHALQRWGLEPSDLDLELEVTEGALQHEERSVEVLRKVRSLGLSVAIDDFGTGYSSLSRLKRMPIDTLKIDRMFIRDLPDDPNNQALASGIILLGRALGLKVVAEGVENVEQLRFLQERDCDEAQGFLLSKPLPKAAFVKLLKGEGLPVIPPASLTVVRKPAASD; translated from the coding sequence GTGCGCTTGATACATCTCAAAAGTCATATTCGTTCCTACCTCCGGCGTTTACTCGTCTTTTCGTTGCTGGGCGCTGGCCTCCTCTCCACTGTCTTCTTATGGGCGGACTACCAGCTGATGGAGACCTTGCCCCCTGCGCAAAAAGCGGAATTGTCTCTGCAAAGCGCCATGTTATATCTCCTGATCGCCTGCGTCGTTCTGGTCGGCGGTGTGGTCGCCTGGCTGCTTACTGCCAATGAGGCCCGCAATGAGGCCCTGCGCGAGAGTCGCAACAATCTGGATAAAGCGCAGCAAATCGCCCGGCTGGGCAATTGGCTTTGGGATATAAAGCGCAATGAAGTGTATTGGTCGGATCAGGTTTACCGCAATCTGGGGTTGTCGCTGCATGACAACAAAGCCTCCTATGAAAAGTTTCTGGAATGCGTGCATCCGGATGACAGGGCGCGCGTCGTCAAGCTGGTGGACGAGGCATTGGAGAACAAGCAGATATACGCCATCGAGCACCGCGTCATCTGGCCCGATGGCGAGGAGCGCATTATGTGCGGGGCGGGCGAGGTGCTCTTTGATGCGCAGGGAAACCCTGTGGAAATGCACGGCACTATCCAGGACATCACTGAACGCAAGCTGGATGAAAACCGCAAGAACGAATATGCGCACCTGATTTATGACCTATACAACAATGCGCCTTGCGGCTATCACTCGCTGGATCCCCAGGGAGTAATCGTGGATATCAACGAAACGGCGCTGCGCTGGCTGGGATATTCGCGCAGCGAACTGGTTGGCAAAGTGATGTTCTGCGATCTGCTGTCTGAAGACTGCGTGCAATTGTGCTGGGACAAGCTGGGGCAACTGAAGAAAGGCGGCACGCTGAGCAATCTGGAGCTTAATGTTCGCTGCAAAGACGGCCGGTTGTTCTGTGTTTTGCTGAGCAGCACGGCGTTGCGAAGCGAAGACGGCGAATTTCGCGGTAGTCGCTGCATATTGGTGGATTACACTGAGCGACGTCGTCACGAGAAGGAGCTGCAGCAGGCGGCGGTGGTGTTCGACGCCATCCGCGAAGCGGTCATTATTACCGACGACGCCCGCAATATCGTGGCGGTGAACAACGCCTTCACCGAGATCACCGGTTACACCCTGGATGATGTCTACGGACGTAACCCCCGCCTGCAACAATCCGGTCGCCACGACAAAACTTTCTATCAATCCCTGTGGCGCTCCATCACGGAGCACGGCCATTGGCAGGGGGAGATTGAGAATAAACGGCGCAATGGCGAGATTTACCCCGCCTGGCAGAACATCAATGTGGTCTACGATAGAAACGGCAAAATCGCCAACTATGTGTCGGTGTTCTCTGATATCAGCGTGATCAAAGAGAAAGAGAAGCAGCTACGCCACCTCGCTAACCATGATTCGCTGACCGGGTTGCCCAATCGACTGCTGTTCTTCAATAGCCTTGAGATTTCTCTGGAGCGGGCCAAGCGTCGGCGTATGGAAGTGGCGTTGATGTTTATCGACCTGGATCGCTTCAAAATCATCAACGACACCATGGGGCATGAGGCTGGCGATATCCTGCTGAAAACTGTGGCGCGACGCTTGTCGGAAGCGGTGCGGGGCGAAGACATGGTGGCGCGCCTGGGAGGAGATGAGTTCACTATCAGTCTGGAGGAGCTGTCCAATACCGAGGACGCCGCCGCCATGGCCGGCAAGCTGATAGAGACTATTCGTCAGCCCATTCACATCGGCGGTCATGAAATTGTCTGCTCCGCCAGCATCGGCATCGCCATTTTCCCCCATGACGCCGAAAGCGCGCAGAATCTGGCGCGGGCGGCGGATGCGGCCATGTACCGGGCCAAGGAATTGCACCGCAATACTTTCGAGTTCTACACCAGCGAACTGACGGAAAGGGCGATAGAGCACCTGACTCTGAGCAGCGAAATGCGGCAAGCCCTGGAGCGCAATGAATTTGAACTTTACTACCAGCCGCAATTCAATCTGGCCAGCGGCAAACTGGTGGGGGCGGAGACGCTGCTGCGCTGGCGGCACCCCACGCGGGGACTGATAACCCCATACTGTTTCATCAATATTGCGGAGGACAGCGCTCTGATTGATCCCATCGGCGGATGGGTGATCAATCAACTATGCCGGGATGTGGCCGGCTGGCTGAAAGAGGGGCTGAAGTTGCCTCGCATCGCCTTTAACGTCTCAGGCAAACAGCTGGAGCATTACGATGTCAAAGGGCGTATCGAACATGCGTTGCAACGCTGGGGTCTGGAGCCGTCCGATCTCGATCTGGAGCTGGAAGTGACGGAAGGCGCTCTGCAGCACGAGGAGCGTAGTGTGGAGGTGCTAAGGAAGGTGCGATCGCTGGGGTTGAGCGTGGCCATTGATGATTTTGGCACAGGGTACTCTTCTCTTAGCAGGCTCAAGCGCATGCCGATAGATACGCTTAAAATCGACCGTATGTTTATTCGCGATTTACCGGACGACCCCAATAATCAAGCTCTAGCCAGCGGTATTATTCTGCTGGGCCGGGCGCTGGGTCTTAAAGTAGTGGCGGAAGGCGTGGAGAATGTGGAGCAGCTACGCTTTCTGCAGGAGCGGGATTGCGATGAGGCGCAGGGCTTTTTGCTCAGCAAGCCTCTGCCCAAAGCAGCGTTTGTAAAGCTGTTGAAAGGAGAGGGGCTGCCTGTTATTCCGCCGGCGTCGCTGACCGTCGTCAGGAAACCGGCGGCGTCGGATTAG
- a CDS encoding LysR substrate-binding domain-containing protein produces MNYLPTDLLQTFVAVADYGGFTQAGDALGRSQPAISLQIRRLEELVGATLLLRNNKALAPTPEGLILLQYARDILALNKEAMIKLSQPELAGCLRLGIPNEFASSLPEVLGKFSQAHPNVTLEVTCDLSSNLVERYRSKELDLVFALHTSLRTISPEEGWMEDLVWATSIHHTCHTRHPVPLIVAPRGCVYRHRIIEALDSMSIPWRIVYTCASFSGIRAGVLAGLGVTVLGKSIVPEGLRVVESSDYLPALPGVQMRLLYNREQTSPAVAGFVQFISRTAPVAGDGLSLDGLRAG; encoded by the coding sequence GTGAATTATCTCCCCACCGATCTCCTGCAAACCTTTGTCGCCGTAGCGGATTATGGCGGTTTTACTCAGGCCGGCGACGCGTTGGGACGCTCGCAGCCGGCGATCAGCCTGCAGATCCGGCGACTGGAAGAATTAGTCGGCGCCACCCTGCTGCTGCGTAACAACAAGGCATTGGCCCCCACTCCGGAAGGCTTGATTCTGTTGCAATACGCCCGCGACATTCTTGCTCTTAATAAAGAAGCCATGATCAAGCTGTCGCAACCGGAGCTGGCCGGTTGCTTGCGCCTGGGCATTCCCAATGAGTTCGCCAGTTCGTTGCCAGAGGTGCTGGGCAAGTTCTCCCAGGCGCATCCCAATGTCACGCTGGAGGTCACCTGCGACCTCAGCTCCAATCTGGTGGAGCGTTATCGCTCCAAAGAGTTGGATCTTGTGTTCGCCCTGCACACCAGTTTACGCACCATCTCTCCGGAAGAAGGCTGGATGGAGGATCTGGTGTGGGCCACCAGCATTCATCACACCTGCCATACCCGCCATCCGGTGCCGCTGATCGTCGCGCCGCGGGGCTGCGTTTACCGCCACCGCATAATTGAAGCCCTGGACTCCATGAGCATCCCCTGGCGCATTGTTTATACCTGCGCCAGCTTCAGCGGCATCCGCGCTGGCGTGTTGGCGGGATTGGGCGTCACGGTATTGGGTAAAAGCATCGTGCCTGAAGGGTTGCGAGTAGTGGAGAGCAGCGACTATCTGCCTGCCTTGCCAGGCGTGCAAATGCGTCTTTTATATAATCGGGAGCAGACTTCCCCCGCCGTGGCCGGTTTTGTGCAATTTATCTCCCGCACTGCGCCGGTGGCGGGCGATGGCTTGAGCCTGGATGGACTGCGCGCAGGCTAA
- the gcvH gene encoding glycine cleavage system protein GcvH: MSGLKFTEDHEWLSMESDEVGVVGITDYAQAQLGDLVFVELPEVGREVSQGEDIGVVESVKTASDIKSPVSGVVVAVNEALSDDPGKVNEDPTGEGWIYKISLSNASEVESLMDDAAYKALTGE; the protein is encoded by the coding sequence ATGAGCGGTCTGAAATTCACTGAAGATCACGAGTGGTTGTCCATGGAATCCGATGAAGTCGGTGTTGTGGGCATTACAGATTACGCACAGGCGCAACTGGGCGATCTGGTGTTCGTGGAGCTGCCCGAAGTGGGCCGTGAAGTCAGCCAGGGCGAAGATATCGGCGTAGTGGAGTCGGTGAAAACCGCCAGCGATATCAAGAGCCCCGTCAGCGGTGTCGTAGTCGCCGTGAACGAAGCGCTGAGCGATGATCCAGGTAAAGTGAACGAAGATCCTACTGGAGAAGGCTGGATTTACAAAATCTCCCTTTCCAATGCTTCTGAAGTTGAGTCGCTGATGGATGACGCGGCTTATAAGGCGCTGACAGGAGAGTAA
- the gcvP gene encoding aminomethyl-transferring glycine dehydrogenase, whose protein sequence is MSDTRETLAELEQRDAFIGRHIGPDEAEKTTMLNALGVADMETLISKTVPETIRIQEGLELDGPCTEAQALAELKAFAERNKVFKTYIGMGYYNTLTPTVILRNVLENPAWYTAYTPYQPEISQGRLEALLNFQTMIGDLTGMEMANASLLDEGTAAAEAMTMCRRVNGKNKSNVFFVAEDCLPQTIEVVKGRAEPLGIEVVVGDPLKDLQNRDYFAVLLQYPGVNGDVRDYRELIKTVHEANALAIMAADILSLTLLTPPGELGADIAIGNSQRFGVPLFFGGPHAAYIATKDEYKRSLPGRLVGVSVDANGDKAYRLALQTREQHIRRQNATSNICTAQALLAITASMYGAYHGPEGLKRIARRVHRLTTILAEGLKQAGRTVNTTHFFDTVSVATGGDTDVVYQAALQQKINLRRIDDKTLGVSLDETTTREDVAALLQVFASGKPVADVATLDASAKDAIPAELSRQSAFMTHTVFNRYHSETEMLRYLRRLADKDLALDRTMIPLGSCTMKLNATTEMTPVSWEGFCAIHPFAPLDQTEGYRALIADLERMLSAATGYAAFSLQPNAGSQGEYAGLLAIRAYHQSRGEGDRDVCLIPNSAHGTNPASAQMVGMKVVAVKCDDNGNVDLNDLRLKAEQHSAKLAALMATYPSTHGVFEEGIREVCSIVHQHGGQVYIDGANLNAMVGLCKPGQFGGDVSHLNLHKTFCIPHGGGGPGVGPIGVAAHLAPFLPGHSAMGETAEKAIAPISAAPWGSAGILPISWTYIRMMGGEGLTEATKSAILNANYIAKRLEPHYPVLYTGSQGFVAHECIIDVRPFKDSCGVTVDDIAKRLIDFGFHAPTMSFPVPGTLMIEPTESESLAELDRFCDAMIAIREEIRAIENGEYDVDHSPLHHAPHTAADLVGDWDRPYSRERGVYPLKALKADKYWSPVGRIDNVYGDRNLVCACPPMTEYED, encoded by the coding sequence ATGAGCGATACACGCGAAACTCTGGCTGAACTGGAGCAGCGGGACGCTTTCATCGGCCGCCACATCGGCCCGGATGAAGCGGAAAAGACCACCATGTTGAACGCGCTGGGCGTGGCCGACATGGAAACGCTGATCAGCAAGACTGTTCCTGAAACCATCCGCATCCAGGAAGGTCTCGAACTCGACGGCCCTTGCACCGAAGCGCAGGCGCTGGCGGAACTGAAAGCCTTCGCTGAACGTAACAAAGTTTTCAAAACCTACATCGGCATGGGTTACTACAACACCCTGACGCCGACCGTTATCCTCCGTAACGTACTGGAAAACCCCGCCTGGTATACCGCTTATACTCCGTACCAGCCGGAAATCTCTCAGGGCCGCCTGGAAGCGCTGTTGAACTTCCAAACCATGATCGGCGACCTCACCGGTATGGAAATGGCCAACGCGTCTCTGTTGGACGAAGGCACTGCGGCGGCGGAAGCCATGACCATGTGTCGCCGGGTCAACGGCAAGAACAAGAGCAATGTATTCTTCGTCGCGGAAGACTGCCTGCCGCAGACAATCGAAGTAGTAAAAGGCCGCGCTGAGCCTCTGGGCATCGAAGTCGTGGTCGGCGATCCTCTGAAAGATCTGCAGAACCGCGACTACTTTGCGGTGCTTCTGCAATATCCGGGCGTCAACGGCGATGTCCGCGATTACCGCGAACTGATCAAAACCGTTCACGAAGCCAACGCACTGGCGATCATGGCGGCGGATATCCTGTCTCTGACCCTGTTGACGCCTCCGGGCGAACTGGGCGCTGATATCGCTATCGGCAACAGTCAGCGTTTCGGCGTGCCCTTGTTCTTCGGGGGCCCCCACGCGGCTTACATCGCCACCAAAGACGAGTACAAGCGTTCTCTGCCTGGTCGTCTGGTGGGCGTTTCTGTTGACGCCAATGGCGACAAAGCCTACCGCTTGGCGCTGCAGACCCGTGAACAGCACATTCGTCGTCAGAACGCGACCTCAAACATCTGCACCGCGCAGGCGCTGCTGGCGATTACCGCCTCCATGTACGGCGCTTACCACGGCCCGGAAGGGCTCAAACGCATCGCCCGTCGCGTGCATCGTCTGACCACTATTCTGGCGGAAGGCCTGAAGCAGGCGGGACGCACCGTCAACACCACGCATTTCTTTGACACTGTGTCCGTCGCCACTGGCGGCGATACAGACGTGGTCTATCAAGCCGCTCTGCAGCAGAAGATCAACCTGCGGCGCATCGATGATAAAACCCTGGGCGTTTCATTGGACGAAACCACTACCCGCGAAGATGTCGCCGCACTTTTACAGGTATTCGCCTCCGGCAAGCCGGTTGCGGATGTCGCGACGCTGGACGCTTCCGCCAAGGATGCGATTCCAGCGGAGCTGAGCCGTCAAAGCGCATTCATGACGCACACGGTATTCAACCGTTACCACTCTGAAACGGAAATGCTGCGTTATCTGCGCCGTCTGGCGGATAAAGACCTGGCGCTTGACCGCACCATGATCCCGCTGGGCTCCTGCACCATGAAGCTGAACGCCACCACGGAAATGACCCCGGTGAGCTGGGAAGGTTTCTGCGCGATTCACCCCTTTGCGCCGTTGGATCAAACTGAAGGCTATCGCGCCCTGATCGCTGATCTGGAACGTATGCTCAGCGCAGCGACCGGTTATGCGGCGTTCTCTTTGCAGCCCAATGCGGGCTCTCAGGGCGAATACGCTGGCCTGCTGGCGATCCGCGCTTATCATCAAAGCCGCGGAGAAGGCGACCGCGACGTCTGCTTGATCCCCAATTCCGCCCACGGCACCAACCCGGCGTCAGCGCAGATGGTGGGCATGAAAGTCGTAGCGGTGAAGTGCGACGACAACGGCAACGTGGACCTGAACGATCTGCGTCTGAAAGCGGAGCAGCACAGCGCCAAACTGGCGGCGTTAATGGCGACCTATCCGTCCACTCACGGCGTGTTCGAAGAGGGCATTCGCGAAGTGTGCTCTATCGTGCATCAGCACGGCGGTCAGGTATACATTGATGGCGCTAACCTCAATGCGATGGTCGGCCTGTGTAAACCCGGTCAGTTCGGCGGCGACGTGTCGCACCTGAACCTGCACAAAACATTCTGTATTCCACACGGCGGCGGCGGCCCCGGCGTTGGCCCAATTGGCGTCGCTGCGCATCTTGCTCCGTTCCTGCCTGGCCACAGCGCCATGGGCGAGACGGCGGAAAAAGCGATTGCGCCTATCTCCGCAGCGCCTTGGGGCAGCGCGGGCATTCTGCCCATTTCCTGGACTTATATCCGCATGATGGGCGGCGAAGGTCTGACCGAAGCGACCAAGTCGGCGATTCTGAACGCCAACTACATCGCCAAGCGCCTGGAGCCGCACTATCCCGTGCTGTATACCGGTTCGCAAGGTTTCGTGGCGCATGAGTGCATTATCGACGTGCGTCCGTTCAAAGACAGCTGCGGCGTGACCGTTGACGATATCGCCAAGCGTTTGATCGACTTCGGCTTCCACGCGCCAACCATGTCATTCCCGGTTCCTGGCACGCTGATGATCGAGCCGACTGAGAGCGAATCTCTGGCGGAACTGGATCGCTTCTGCGACGCCATGATTGCTATCCGCGAGGAAATCCGCGCGATTGAGAACGGCGAGTACGACGTGGATCACAGCCCGCTGCACCATGCCCCGCACACCGCGGCGGATCTGGTGGGCGACTGGGATCGGCCCTACAGCCGCGAGCGTGGCGTGTATCCGTTGAAAGCGCTGAAAGCGGACAAATACTGGAGCCCGGTGGGTCGCATCGACAACGTGTACGGCGACCGCAACCTGGTGTGCGCATGTCCTCCGATGACTGAGTACGAGGACTAA
- the glyA gene encoding serine hydroxymethyltransferase: MFTEDMRIADYDPELSAAINAEKRRQEEHIELIASENYVSPRVMEAQGGVLTNKYAEGYPGKRYYGGCEHVDVAEQLAIDRAKQLFGADYANVQPHSGSQANAGVYLALAKPGDTILGMSLDHGGHLTHGAKPNFSGKIFNAVQYGLNPETGEIDYDQVERLAKEHKPKLVIAGFSAYSRVVDWQRFRDIADSVGAYLIVDMAHVAGLVAAGLYPSPVQIADVTTTTTHKTLRGPRGGLILAKSNPEIEKKLQSLIFPGIQGGPLMHVIAAKAVAFKEALEPAFRDYQQQVVNNARAMADAVKARGYKVVSGGTDNHLFLIDLIDKGVTGKDADAALGRAYITVNKNTVPNDPQSPFVTSGLRIGTPGVTTRGFKEKEVVELANWICDVLDNMGDESVVEKVREKVLSICRDFPVYRANAKSGAAL; encoded by the coding sequence ATGTTTACCGAAGATATGCGGATCGCTGATTACGATCCCGAGCTGTCGGCGGCCATTAATGCGGAAAAACGCCGTCAGGAAGAACACATTGAATTGATCGCCTCCGAAAACTACGTCAGCCCACGGGTGATGGAAGCGCAAGGCGGCGTCTTGACCAACAAATACGCGGAAGGCTATCCCGGCAAGCGTTATTACGGCGGCTGCGAGCACGTCGATGTCGCGGAGCAACTGGCTATCGACCGCGCCAAGCAACTGTTCGGCGCTGATTACGCCAACGTGCAACCCCATTCTGGATCACAAGCCAACGCAGGCGTGTATCTGGCCCTGGCCAAGCCTGGCGACACGATTCTGGGCATGAGTCTGGACCACGGCGGTCACCTGACCCACGGCGCCAAGCCCAACTTCTCCGGCAAAATTTTCAACGCCGTGCAGTACGGCCTGAACCCGGAAACCGGCGAAATCGACTATGATCAAGTCGAGCGTCTAGCCAAAGAACACAAGCCGAAACTGGTTATCGCAGGCTTCTCCGCTTATTCACGAGTGGTGGACTGGCAGCGTTTCCGCGACATTGCGGATAGCGTTGGCGCCTACCTGATCGTTGATATGGCGCATGTCGCCGGTCTGGTTGCGGCGGGTCTGTATCCCAGCCCGGTGCAGATCGCCGACGTCACCACGACCACCACGCATAAGACTTTGCGCGGCCCTCGCGGTGGCCTGATTCTGGCGAAGTCCAACCCAGAGATTGAGAAAAAACTGCAATCTTTGATTTTCCCTGGTATTCAGGGCGGTCCTCTGATGCACGTGATCGCCGCTAAGGCGGTAGCGTTCAAGGAAGCGTTGGAGCCTGCATTCCGCGACTACCAACAGCAAGTCGTGAATAACGCCAGAGCCATGGCGGATGCGGTGAAGGCGCGCGGCTACAAAGTCGTCAGCGGCGGCACGGACAATCACCTGTTCCTGATCGATCTGATCGATAAGGGCGTGACCGGTAAAGACGCCGACGCTGCATTAGGCCGCGCGTACATTACCGTCAACAAAAATACGGTGCCGAACGACCCACAATCGCCGTTCGTGACTTCCGGTCTGCGTATCGGTACGCCAGGCGTCACCACTCGCGGCTTCAAAGAAAAAGAAGTTGTGGAGCTGGCGAACTGGATTTGCGATGTGCTGGACAATATGGGCGATGAAAGCGTCGTAGAGAAGGTCCGCGAGAAGGTGCTGAGCATCTGTCGCGATTTCCCTGTCTACCGCGCTAACGCCAAATCCGGAGCCGCCCTATGA
- a CDS encoding L-serine ammonia-lyase has product MAVSVFDLLKIGIGPSSSHTVGPMKAVRQFLQGLQRDSLLEQVITIKAELFGSLAATGKGHGSDKAVMLGLEGETPEDVDTDDVEAKIERIRTRRRIRLLGLHEVDFVEKEHLLMNKRATLPYHPNGMRFTAFNHGAVALRTRTYYSVGGGFVLDEDAVGEDKIVPDTTPLPYAFRTAAQLLEHCRATGYSISRIMMENEKTWRSEEEVRKGLLRIWQVMQDCVENGCRKEGILPGGLKVKRRAAELHRALSKRPESAMKDPLNVLDWVNLYALAVNEENAAGGRVVTAPTNGAAGIIPAVLHYYDRFVGGANEDGIVRFLLTAAAIGVLYKEGASISGAEVGCQGEVGVACSMAAGALAEVLGGTPQQVENAAEVGMEHNLGLTCDPIGGLVQVPCIERNAMGSVKAINAARIALRGDGSHFVSLDKVIKTMKATGADMKTKYKETARGGLAVNVIEC; this is encoded by the coding sequence ATGGCTGTAAGCGTTTTTGATTTGCTCAAAATAGGCATTGGTCCTTCCAGTTCCCATACCGTGGGACCTATGAAGGCGGTGCGTCAATTCCTGCAGGGATTGCAGCGGGACAGCCTGCTGGAGCAGGTTATCACTATCAAGGCGGAATTATTTGGCTCTCTGGCCGCCACCGGTAAGGGGCACGGCTCCGACAAAGCGGTGATGCTGGGCCTAGAGGGAGAAACACCCGAGGACGTCGATACGGATGACGTGGAAGCGAAGATTGAACGTATTCGCACCCGTCGCCGCATCCGTCTGTTGGGGCTGCACGAAGTCGACTTCGTGGAGAAAGAACATCTGCTGATGAACAAGCGCGCGACCTTGCCTTATCACCCCAACGGCATGCGTTTTACGGCGTTTAATCATGGCGCGGTGGCTCTGCGTACGCGGACGTATTATTCCGTAGGCGGCGGCTTCGTTCTGGACGAGGACGCGGTGGGCGAAGACAAGATCGTTCCCGACACCACGCCGCTGCCATACGCTTTCCGCACGGCGGCGCAGTTGCTGGAGCACTGTCGCGCCACGGGATACAGCATCAGCCGTATCATGATGGAGAACGAAAAGACCTGGCGCAGCGAAGAAGAAGTGCGCAAGGGGCTGCTGCGCATCTGGCAGGTAATGCAGGATTGCGTGGAGAACGGCTGCCGTAAAGAGGGCATTTTGCCTGGCGGTCTGAAAGTGAAGCGTCGTGCGGCGGAACTGCATCGCGCGCTGTCAAAGCGGCCGGAGTCCGCCATGAAGGATCCGCTGAACGTTCTCGACTGGGTGAATTTGTATGCGCTGGCGGTGAATGAAGAAAACGCTGCGGGCGGCAGAGTGGTGACGGCGCCGACGAACGGCGCGGCGGGCATTATTCCTGCAGTATTGCACTACTACGACCGGTTCGTTGGCGGCGCCAATGAAGACGGCATTGTGCGTTTTCTGCTGACAGCGGCCGCTATTGGCGTGCTGTACAAAGAAGGCGCTTCTATTTCCGGCGCCGAAGTCGGCTGTCAGGGTGAAGTGGGTGTGGCCTGCTCCATGGCGGCAGGCGCGTTGGCGGAGGTGCTCGGTGGAACGCCTCAGCAGGTGGAGAACGCCGCGGAAGTCGGCATGGAACATAACCTTGGCCTGACCTGCGATCCTATTGGCGGCTTGGTGCAGGTGCCCTGCATCGAGCGCAACGCCATGGGCTCGGTGAAAGCGATCAACGCCGCGCGTATCGCGCTGCGGGGAGACGGAAGTCACTTCGTTTCCCTGGACAAGGTGATCAAAACCATGAAAGCCACCGGCGCTGACATGAAGACCAAATATAAAGAGACCGCTCGCGGCGGCCTCGCGGTAAACGTAATCGAATGCTGA